From a single Clostridia bacterium genomic region:
- a CDS encoding GNAT family N-acetyltransferase, translated as MSIHYEVVSEDNIICIKDLCNNLMTYQKAKAYIHPEFFDDMCFETRMIPSVKSAKANYIVVAKDDNEVVGYAYSTISAKETYSGGFATLECDAFFDFDSVKGDDVGCLSQFFIKEGYRNSGIGSALFEKSMDWLNSFKSISDLFIFVSNGNDNALKFYQGKGFKISHQILEGFITVLRN; from the coding sequence ATGAGTATCCATTATGAAGTTGTTTCCGAAGACAATATTATTTGCATTAAAGATTTGTGCAATAATTTAATGACTTATCAAAAGGCTAAAGCATATATTCATCCTGAGTTTTTTGATGACATGTGCTTTGAAACTAGAATGATTCCTTCTGTTAAGAGTGCTAAAGCTAACTATATCGTAGTGGCAAAAGACGATAATGAAGTTGTTGGATATGCGTACAGCACTATTTCAGCAAAGGAGACCTATTCTGGCGGTTTTGCGACTCTGGAATGTGATGCCTTCTTTGACTTTGATTCTGTAAAAGGTGATGACGTAGGTTGTCTTTCTCAGTTTTTTATAAAAGAGGGTTATCGTAATTCCGGCATTGGCAGCGCTTTGTTTGAAAAGTCTATGGATTGGTTAAATTCATTTAAGTCAATAAGTGACCTGTTTATTTTTGTATCAAATGGGAACGATAATGCACTGAAATTCTATCAGGGTAAAGGCTTCAAAATAAGTCACCAGATACTCGAAGGATTTATTACGGTGTTAAGGAATTGA
- a CDS encoding ATP-binding protein — translation MEIVIFIGMQASGKSTYFKEHFFMTHIRVNLDMLKTRNKERILIEACMKAKQSFVVDNTNPTVEDRRGYIEAAKEAGVKVVGYYFQSDIAECIERNNARIDKEKVPVIALRRTHSKLQLPTYDEGFDELYHVKISETNEFVVEEWSLLPRTRP, via the coding sequence ATGGAAATAGTAATTTTCATCGGCATGCAAGCGTCTGGTAAAAGTACATATTTCAAAGAACATTTTTTCATGACTCATATAAGGGTAAACCTTGATATGTTAAAAACACGAAATAAGGAAAGAATCCTGATTGAAGCTTGTATGAAAGCTAAGCAGTCATTTGTAGTGGATAACACAAATCCAACAGTAGAGGATAGAAGAGGCTATATTGAAGCTGCAAAGGAAGCAGGGGTCAAGGTTGTAGGTTATTACTTCCAATCTGATATTGCTGAGTGTATAGAAAGAAATAATGCACGAATAGATAAAGAAAAAGTACCGGTGATAGCCTTGAGACGTACTCATTCAAAACTGCAGCTGCCGACTTATGATGAGGGTTTTGATGAATTGTATCATGTAAAAATTAGCGAAACAAATGAATTTGTGGTAGAGGAATGGAGTTTGCTCCCGAGGACTCGCCCGTGA
- a CDS encoding DUF1657 domain-containing protein, with product MTVGTQLQQAIATVQSAAASMKVFSLETQDQQAKQTFQQLAQTLDSAVDTLKGRQQYVEDQEPQYKQQ from the coding sequence ATGACAGTTGGTACACAGCTACAGCAAGCTATCGCTACAGTTCAAAGCGCAGCAGCCAGCATGAAAGTCTTTTCCCTGGAAACACAGGATCAACAAGCAAAGCAGACTTTCCAGCAGTTGGCGCAGACATTAGACAGTGCAGTCGACACATTAAAAGGAAGACAGCAATATGTCGAAGATCAAGAACCACAATACAAGCAGCAATAG
- a CDS encoding S8 family serine peptidase, translating to MKKILPIMLILSLIFITACSSQATKSVSVMNFQRGSLKTLPAYNADKIDPWQVDLRGYDLRSLNLKDRLDDLLYADFDTNTRWPEDLPEGFNPEEIMDLGKNPGLGLKSIHSKGITGKGVGIAIIDQTLLTEHIEYKDRLKSYEAINNKGNTAEMHGAAVSSIAVGKTVGVAPEANLYYIALTPGEMKQGSFKHDFTWMAKAVDRVIEMNKTLPANERIRVISISLGWSPEKTGYKEINEAIKRAKAENIFVVSCSLSETYGLKFDGLGRGGFSDPESKNSYLPGSWWAKGYFDGKRELAVDTLLVPMDSRTTASPTGKDDYAFYRSGGWSWSVPYIAGLYVLACQVKPDIDPETFWNSALSTGDVIQINHDGESHSLGKVINPVKLFESFKAATAK from the coding sequence ATGAAAAAAATATTGCCCATTATGCTAATTTTATCACTAATATTCATAACAGCATGTAGTAGCCAAGCTACCAAGTCAGTAAGTGTTATGAATTTCCAAAGAGGTAGTCTTAAAACATTACCAGCCTATAATGCAGATAAAATTGACCCATGGCAGGTTGACCTAAGGGGCTATGATTTGAGGTCTTTGAATCTAAAAGACCGCCTGGACGATTTGTTATATGCTGATTTTGACACTAATACCAGGTGGCCTGAAGACCTGCCGGAAGGTTTCAATCCAGAGGAAATAATGGATTTGGGGAAGAATCCGGGGTTAGGACTTAAAAGCATACACAGCAAAGGTATTACAGGTAAGGGGGTTGGCATTGCAATAATTGACCAGACCCTTCTTACTGAACATATTGAATATAAGGATCGTCTAAAGTCTTATGAAGCAATCAACAACAAAGGCAATACTGCTGAAATGCATGGGGCTGCGGTTTCTTCAATAGCTGTAGGAAAAACAGTTGGAGTAGCTCCCGAAGCAAATCTATATTATATTGCCCTGACCCCGGGAGAAATGAAACAAGGCAGTTTCAAGCATGACTTTACATGGATGGCTAAAGCAGTTGACAGAGTCATTGAGATGAATAAAACCCTACCTGCCAATGAAAGAATACGGGTTATTTCGATTTCGTTAGGTTGGAGTCCGGAGAAAACCGGATACAAAGAAATAAATGAAGCAATAAAGAGAGCTAAAGCCGAAAACATTTTTGTGGTGTCTTGCTCATTGAGTGAAACATATGGACTCAAATTTGATGGATTGGGGCGGGGTGGATTTTCAGACCCGGAGAGCAAGAATTCCTATCTGCCTGGCTCATGGTGGGCAAAAGGGTATTTTGATGGCAAAAGGGAATTAGCGGTGGATACTCTTCTTGTTCCGATGGACTCCAGGACTACAGCAAGCCCTACGGGTAAAGATGATTATGCATTCTATAGAAGCGGCGGCTGGAGCTGGTCGGTTCCGTATATAGCGGGTCTATATGTGTTGGCTTGTCAGGTAAAACCCGACATAGACCCGGAAACCTTTTGGAATAGTGCACTGAGTACCGGTGATGTGATACAAATAAATCATGATGGGGAATCCCATAGCCTCGGTAAGGTAATCAACCCGGTAAAACTTTTTGAAAGCTTTAAAGCTGCCACAGCTAAATAA
- a CDS encoding DUF1657 domain-containing protein, which produces MTVASQVKQVLATLKGSQGTIRLYAAQAKEEEIRAVYDEAVETTTEIINDLEKRLSLLEYQEPQYKGN; this is translated from the coding sequence ATGACGGTAGCATCTCAGGTCAAGCAAGTTCTTGCTACTTTAAAGGGCAGTCAAGGAACTATCAGGCTTTATGCAGCCCAAGCTAAAGAAGAAGAAATCAGGGCAGTATACGATGAAGCTGTGGAAACAACAACAGAAATTATTAATGACCTTGAAAAAAGATTGTCGTTATTAGAGTATCAGGAGCCGCAATACAAAGGAAACTAA
- a CDS encoding response regulator transcription factor produces the protein MKRHTILVVDDDSDIRELIDVYLRTEDYNTLMASNGIEALELLKEQEPDLIILDIMMPGMDGIETCIKLRNDMDIPIIFLSAKAQDTDKILGLTIGADDYITKPFNPLELIARVKSQLRRYTKLNNGNRDSGGIIEIEELYINVLTHEVREGDREIKLTPTEFSILELLARNKGIVFAIDRIYEEVWKEEYFESDNTVMVHIRKIREKIERNPREPRYLKTVWGVGYKIEN, from the coding sequence ATGAAAAGGCACACAATACTAGTTGTCGATGATGATTCCGATATCAGGGAACTGATTGATGTATACCTGAGGACTGAAGACTACAATACCCTTATGGCCTCTAATGGTATAGAAGCTTTAGAATTATTGAAAGAGCAGGAGCCGGACCTGATAATCCTTGATATAATGATGCCAGGAATGGATGGGATTGAGACTTGCATCAAGCTACGGAATGATATGGATATACCTATAATATTTCTATCGGCAAAAGCCCAGGATACTGACAAAATCCTGGGCTTGACGATAGGCGCCGATGATTACATAACAAAACCCTTCAATCCGTTGGAGCTGATAGCCAGAGTTAAATCACAGCTAAGACGATACACTAAACTTAATAATGGCAATAGAGATTCGGGCGGCATAATAGAAATTGAGGAGTTATATATAAATGTCCTAACCCATGAAGTAAGAGAGGGGGATAGGGAAATAAAACTTACCCCCACAGAGTTTTCAATTTTGGAGCTCCTGGCGAGAAATAAGGGGATAGTCTTTGCTATCGACAGAATATATGAAGAAGTATGGAAGGAAGAATACTTTGAATCCGATAACACTGTAATGGTACACATAAGAAAAATCAGAGAAAAGATAGAGAGAAACCCAAGAGAACCTCGATATTTGAAAACAGTATGGGGGGTGGGCTATAAAATTGAGAATTAA
- a CDS encoding TetR/AcrR family transcriptional regulator — MQYKKDEIKGKIDAAALAVFAEKGYKGAKISDIGERAGVSVGNIYRYYGSKDDIFYAIISESFIEDTKGLLKQKIEASEGRDSLLEEQQDSFWLVNEEVIDFMVENRRKLIIVFEKSEGTKYEKAKSELVEFILVEVRKSMAAQSGTSEIRILDSFTAGIIYKNLIDMVLGIMEESTDSETARRCLRAVNTYHMFGISGFVANKGELYGY, encoded by the coding sequence TTGCAGTATAAAAAGGATGAGATAAAGGGGAAAATTGATGCTGCTGCATTAGCAGTATTTGCAGAGAAGGGCTACAAAGGAGCCAAAATCTCTGATATAGGGGAGAGAGCAGGAGTATCAGTGGGCAATATCTATAGGTATTATGGCAGCAAGGATGATATATTTTACGCCATTATCAGCGAGAGCTTCATAGAAGATACCAAAGGGCTGCTTAAGCAGAAGATAGAAGCTTCTGAGGGGCGGGATAGTCTTCTGGAAGAGCAGCAGGACAGCTTTTGGCTTGTCAACGAGGAAGTAATAGACTTCATGGTAGAAAATCGCCGTAAATTGATTATTGTATTTGAAAAAAGTGAAGGTACAAAATATGAAAAAGCTAAAAGTGAGCTGGTTGAATTCATTCTTGTGGAAGTGAGAAAAAGCATGGCTGCACAGTCGGGGACTTCTGAAATAAGGATCCTGGATAGTTTTACTGCAGGCATCATTTATAAAAACTTGATTGATATGGTGTTAGGCATTATGGAGGAGTCTACGGACTCTGAAACGGCAAGAAGATGCCTGCGTGCAGTCAACACATATCATATGTTTGGAATTAGCGGGTTTGTTGCAAATAAGGGGGAGCTTTATGGATATTGA
- a CDS encoding DUF421 domain-containing protein, with product METWVQVLIKSALIFVLLLAAVRFMGKRSIVRITPFHMVSYIVIAVLTALVSANVITNPVLGLIPLGVWVISTIVLEYLALKSKWIHDVIYGKETVLIKHGRIMEQSLLKARLTGDELLRALRTKNAFSLADVEFAVLETTGDISVFMKSDKNPVTVQDLDIKVSPLTEPQTVVLDGNILYEPLASLGHNKDWLKTQFETLGVSLDNVFIAQVDSSGELYVDLFDDSIENPKPKVKEMLYAGLEKSQANLETFALETQNENAKVMYNRNAKKLEELLRILKPYLLK from the coding sequence ATGGAGACATGGGTACAAGTTCTAATCAAGTCAGCTTTAATATTTGTTTTATTACTAGCTGCAGTACGATTCATGGGTAAAAGAAGCATAGTACGGATAACTCCTTTTCATATGGTGAGCTATATTGTTATAGCCGTGCTTACAGCACTTGTCTCAGCAAATGTCATTACAAACCCCGTCCTGGGGCTTATCCCTCTCGGGGTCTGGGTTATAAGCACCATTGTCCTGGAGTATCTGGCTCTAAAAAGCAAATGGATACATGACGTAATTTATGGTAAGGAAACAGTCTTGATCAAACACGGCAGGATTATGGAACAAAGCCTTCTGAAGGCAAGATTGACAGGTGATGAGCTTCTGAGGGCGCTCCGGACGAAGAATGCATTTTCTTTAGCCGATGTTGAGTTTGCCGTACTGGAAACTACCGGGGATATCAGCGTATTTATGAAGTCTGACAAAAACCCGGTTACAGTTCAAGATCTGGATATCAAAGTCTCTCCATTGACAGAGCCGCAGACGGTCGTATTGGACGGTAATATCCTTTATGAACCGCTGGCCTCTCTGGGCCACAACAAGGATTGGCTAAAGACTCAGTTTGAAACGCTGGGTGTATCCTTGGACAATGTCTTTATTGCACAGGTGGATTCGTCCGGGGAGCTATACGTGGACCTTTTTGATGATTCCATTGAGAATCCGAAACCCAAGGTAAAGGAAATGCTTTACGCCGGCCTGGAAAAAAGCCAGGCGAATCTTGAGACATTTGCTTTAGAAACACAAAATGAAAATGCAAAGGTTATGTATAATAGAAACGCGAAAAAACTGGAAGAACTGCTAAGAATACTTAAACCATATCTGCTTAAATAG
- the spoVAE gene encoding stage V sporulation protein AE, translating into MDKFIWAFIIGGLICVIGQLLMDGLKLTPAHTMCTLVVAGSILGGFGLYDKLVKFAGAGASVPISSFGNQLVKGALQEAERTGLVGVLTGIFEITSAGISSAIIFGFLAALVFKPKG; encoded by the coding sequence TTGGATAAGTTCATTTGGGCATTTATTATCGGTGGATTAATATGTGTTATCGGGCAGCTCCTAATGGATGGACTGAAACTGACACCAGCCCATACCATGTGCACTTTGGTAGTGGCAGGTTCCATTCTGGGAGGTTTCGGTTTATACGATAAGCTGGTAAAGTTTGCGGGTGCGGGGGCATCTGTCCCCATCAGCAGCTTCGGCAACCAGTTGGTAAAAGGTGCTTTGCAGGAGGCTGAGCGTACAGGGCTCGTAGGTGTATTGACGGGCATCTTTGAGATTACCAGTGCAGGTATCTCTTCAGCCATTATATTTGGTTTTTTAGCTGCCTTGGTTTTTAAACCAAAAGGCTAA
- a CDS encoding HAMP domain-containing sensor histidine kinase, which produces MRIKSSIFLKLIITLIICITAFMATFIYSGKITFSISSDIDNIISAADSIFIEITRHCSDLNDYDPGNQAYINELAKYYGLQIIATDKNGIILVKSENVEENEIDIKEVKRIITKTSYQGEGYLYRFYPYDHFSRGMVNIIIRGVPKRELLYSTNGNVLLGAMQGLGVFIILFFLLTRNRIKYVRELSEGLQEISSGNLDFRVRELGNDELRFLGENINLMTGELQEKIRNEIRVEKSKNELVTNVSHDLRAPLTSIMGYVNLLREKRYQDDNQVEHYIDILHNKSFKLKQLVDDLFEYMLLNNEVKVIEQTICMNELLNQLLEELLPLCEERQLKFKTDIPANKVLVKAEPDKLARVFENILINAIRYSYDFSEINVRLLADKDYAIVEITNSCDEIPAKELPLLFERFYKVEKSRPSTEGSGLGLAIAKSIVDMHGGEISASSENNEITFTIRLKAISDKI; this is translated from the coding sequence TTGAGAATTAAAAGCAGTATATTCCTTAAACTTATAATTACGCTTATTATATGCATTACAGCATTTATGGCTACATTTATATATAGTGGAAAAATAACATTCTCTATTTCATCGGATATCGACAATATAATAAGTGCAGCGGACAGCATCTTTATAGAAATAACAAGGCATTGCTCAGATTTAAATGATTATGATCCGGGCAACCAAGCATATATAAATGAGCTGGCAAAGTATTACGGACTTCAAATTATAGCTACTGACAAGAATGGTATAATACTGGTTAAATCAGAGAATGTTGAAGAAAATGAGATTGACATAAAAGAAGTAAAAAGGATTATTACTAAGACATCATATCAGGGTGAGGGATATTTATATAGATTTTATCCATATGATCATTTTAGTCGTGGTATGGTAAATATTATAATCAGAGGTGTTCCCAAACGCGAACTGCTGTATAGTACCAACGGTAATGTGCTCTTAGGCGCAATGCAAGGGTTGGGAGTATTTATAATACTATTCTTTCTTCTCACCCGGAACAGGATAAAGTATGTAAGGGAGCTTTCGGAAGGATTGCAGGAAATATCCAGTGGAAACTTGGATTTCAGGGTCCGTGAGTTAGGGAATGATGAACTGCGGTTTTTAGGTGAAAATATTAATCTTATGACAGGTGAACTGCAAGAAAAGATAAGAAATGAGATAAGGGTAGAAAAATCTAAGAATGAATTAGTAACAAACGTCTCTCACGACTTAAGAGCGCCCTTGACATCAATTATGGGCTATGTAAATCTACTAAGAGAAAAAAGATATCAGGATGATAATCAGGTAGAACACTATATAGATATTTTGCATAACAAGAGTTTCAAGCTTAAACAATTGGTAGATGATTTATTTGAGTATATGCTTTTAAACAATGAAGTCAAAGTCATAGAACAGACAATCTGCATGAATGAACTGCTAAATCAGCTGTTGGAGGAGCTCTTACCGCTTTGTGAGGAACGGCAGTTAAAATTCAAAACGGATATTCCGGCCAATAAAGTGCTGGTTAAAGCCGAACCCGACAAATTGGCAAGAGTTTTTGAAAACATACTTATCAATGCGATAAGGTATTCATATGATTTCAGTGAGATTAACGTACGATTGCTTGCTGACAAGGACTATGCCATAGTTGAAATAACAAATAGCTGTGATGAAATCCCTGCTAAAGAACTGCCTCTTTTGTTTGAAAGGTTTTATAAGGTGGAAAAATCAAGACCCTCCACCGAAGGCTCGGGGCTTGGACTGGCAATAGCTAAAAGCATAGTCGATATGCATGGGGGTGAAATTTCTGCTAGTAGTGAGAACAACGAGATAACATTTACTATACGTCTTAAGGCTATCAGTGATAAAATATAG
- the spoVAC gene encoding stage V sporulation protein AC — protein sequence MSSKKRKNLTPVQQQYQDFAKAREPQRPIFKNCIKAFFAGGIICTIGQGIQWIFMTFFKFDEITSGSPTVAVLIFISVSLTCLGVYDHLAQWGGAGTAVPVTGFANTIASAALEHKSEGFVLGVGGNMFKLAGPVIVYGVFSAFVVALVKVIIKMLGGM from the coding sequence GTGTCAAGTAAAAAAAGAAAGAACCTTACACCTGTACAACAGCAATATCAAGACTTTGCCAAAGCAAGAGAGCCCCAAAGACCAATATTCAAAAATTGCATAAAGGCATTTTTTGCCGGCGGCATTATCTGCACGATAGGACAGGGAATACAGTGGATTTTTATGACCTTTTTCAAGTTTGACGAAATAACATCAGGAAGCCCGACAGTTGCGGTACTTATTTTTATTTCTGTTTCACTTACTTGCCTTGGGGTCTATGACCATTTGGCACAGTGGGGAGGGGCAGGAACTGCCGTGCCGGTGACCGGATTCGCCAATACTATTGCCTCAGCTGCTCTCGAGCATAAGAGCGAGGGCTTTGTCTTGGGCGTAGGGGGAAATATGTTCAAGTTAGCAGGACCGGTTATTGTATATGGTGTCTTCTCAGCCTTTGTTGTTGCATTAGTGAAAGTCATAATTAAAATGTTGGGTGGGATGTAA
- a CDS encoding DUF4363 family protein — translation MIKKSVIFTLITTVLIALCSCTLLVKPLDKNIHFSEQLSQLENDIRNENWEKADENLEAAKKAWKRLKPYIQVEIDHDYVHQIEENLAKLEAYIDTEEQADALANMLLIQETWEDIESL, via the coding sequence ATGATAAAGAAATCTGTCATCTTTACTCTGATAACAACAGTATTAATTGCCTTATGCTCTTGTACCCTGCTAGTGAAGCCTCTTGATAAGAATATACATTTTTCTGAGCAGCTGTCACAGCTTGAGAATGATATTCGAAATGAAAACTGGGAGAAAGCAGATGAAAACCTCGAAGCTGCAAAGAAAGCATGGAAAAGGCTGAAGCCATATATTCAAGTTGAGATTGATCATGATTATGTGCATCAAATTGAAGAGAATCTCGCTAAATTGGAAGCGTATATCGATACTGAAGAACAGGCGGATGCATTGGCAAACATGCTGCTAATTCAAGAAACGTGGGAAGATATTGAATCTCTGTAA
- a CDS encoding DUF421 domain-containing protein yields MPILFVVIIRSVLSFFALLLLVRLIGKQQISQLTFFDYAVGITIGSIASTLSVQVDENTTATLVGMGVWASLAILLAYLGVHNVWVRKVVEGEATVVIENGKILEKHLSRIRISMDELISELRTQGVFNISDVEFALFEPGGKLSIQKKSPKQPLTPEDLSITTQYKGLPTNLIMDGILLVDALQSLKLSKAWLKHQLNKQNINNMSDISLAQLDTMGNLYVDLKGDKQYYIISTNN; encoded by the coding sequence ATGCCGATATTGTTTGTTGTTATCATTCGTTCCGTTTTATCTTTTTTTGCATTATTACTACTTGTAAGATTAATAGGTAAACAACAGATTTCTCAGCTCACTTTCTTTGATTATGCGGTAGGTATCACAATCGGCTCTATTGCATCTACGCTCTCAGTACAGGTAGATGAAAATACTACTGCTACCTTGGTGGGTATGGGGGTCTGGGCTTCACTTGCTATTTTACTCGCGTATCTAGGCGTGCATAACGTATGGGTGCGCAAGGTCGTAGAAGGGGAGGCAACGGTGGTTATCGAAAATGGTAAAATCCTTGAAAAACACCTTAGTCGGATTCGCATTTCAATGGATGAGCTTATTTCCGAACTTCGAACTCAGGGGGTTTTTAATATCTCTGATGTTGAATTTGCCCTGTTTGAGCCGGGTGGCAAGCTCAGTATACAAAAAAAGTCCCCAAAGCAGCCACTTACTCCTGAAGACTTAAGTATTACTACCCAGTATAAAGGTTTACCTACAAACCTGATAATGGATGGAATTTTATTAGTCGATGCCCTTCAGTCTCTCAAGCTGTCCAAGGCTTGGTTGAAGCATCAGCTGAACAAGCAGAATATTAATAATATGAGCGATATATCATTAGCCCAATTGGACACAATGGGGAATCTCTATGTTGATCTGAAAGGCGATAAGCAATATTACATCATTTCTACGAATAATTAG
- the spoVAD gene encoding stage V sporulation protein AD, producing MLQGHQTWVFESKPIIAGSAAIGGPFEAQGALSKDFDLLHDDLWLGQDSYEKAEKKMLEQACETAIKKAGLKKEDIQFFLSGDLINQIIPSSFTARTLAVPFLGIYGACSSSMEGLAIASLIVDTGFAQNALVGTSSHNAASEKQYRYPTEYGAQKPPTAQWTVTGAGAAVLSAKGDGPHVVSATIGRVVDMGLSDPFNMGAAMAPAAVDTIEAHFKDLNVDASHYDLIATGDLGRVGHRIAGDLLKKHGMNIPEEKLTDCGIMMYKDDQPVFAGGSGCACAATTTYGHLINRLKRGELSRILVIATGALLSPMSYQQKETIPCVAHAVSIEM from the coding sequence ATGCTGCAGGGCCATCAAACCTGGGTTTTTGAGTCAAAACCGATCATAGCAGGCTCCGCCGCTATAGGTGGGCCCTTTGAGGCACAAGGAGCTTTATCAAAGGACTTTGATCTGCTGCATGATGATCTTTGGCTGGGACAGGACAGTTATGAAAAAGCAGAAAAAAAGATGTTGGAGCAAGCCTGTGAAACAGCAATAAAAAAAGCAGGCTTAAAAAAGGAAGATATCCAATTTTTCTTAAGCGGAGACTTGATCAATCAGATTATACCCAGCAGCTTTACAGCACGAACGCTGGCAGTTCCCTTTCTTGGGATATACGGTGCTTGTTCCAGCTCCATGGAAGGCTTGGCTATCGCTTCTCTGATTGTAGATACAGGATTTGCACAAAACGCACTTGTTGGTACCTCCAGTCATAATGCCGCTTCAGAAAAACAGTATAGATACCCGACAGAATATGGAGCACAAAAGCCGCCTACCGCACAGTGGACAGTTACAGGAGCCGGTGCTGCAGTTTTATCTGCCAAAGGAGACGGCCCCCATGTTGTTTCTGCGACCATTGGGCGCGTGGTGGATATGGGACTTTCCGACCCGTTCAATATGGGAGCAGCAATGGCACCGGCAGCTGTTGACACTATAGAGGCACACTTCAAAGATTTGAATGTTGATGCTTCCCATTATGATTTAATCGCAACCGGAGATCTAGGCAGAGTCGGGCATAGGATAGCCGGTGACCTTTTAAAGAAGCATGGAATGAACATACCTGAAGAGAAGCTGACGGACTGCGGAATAATGATGTATAAGGATGACCAGCCGGTTTTTGCCGGGGGAAGCGGCTGTGCTTGCGCAGCAACAACGACTTACGGGCATCTGATTAACCGCCTTAAAAGGGGAGAGCTTAGCAGAATTCTAGTTATTGCAACCGGAGCACTGCTTTCCCCCATGTCATACCAACAGAAGGAGACCATTCCGTGTGTAGCTCACGCAGTTTCCATAGAAATGTGA